The Leishmania mexicana MHOM/GT/2001/U1103 complete genome, chromosome 29 DNA window cccttcccctcgtCAGCCGGATGACGAGCGAGTGAATGGcaggaaagggaaaaagaaggTCCCAGACACATTCCAGTAAGGCTGCACGGCCGCTTCCGCTGGCGATGTGTCCGTGAAAAGGTGTGAAGAGTgagaggaagaaggagaAAAAAATAGGAATATCCACCCCCCCCGTGTGACTCGCTGACTTGCATACGCTTCCCTTCACCTGGTGCACGTATGTCTAGCAGCTGCCTGCGGTGCATGCTACAATTGCGTTTCACATCTCCCCTACAGGTGATGAATCTGTGCGGCAGTGCAGATGCCTGACTCCAGCACTGCTCCAGCCACGGCATCATTGAAGGTTGGAGGACCGCACACGACAACCGCCTGCGCAGGAGGGATCTCTATACCCTTGAAAGACTCCGCCGTGAGACGCCCTCCACACAGCACATGCGAAGCGAAGGATGTGGACTCCACTGATACATCCTGCGGTGACGCgcgggagaagagaaggacAATACGTAGCGTGTGCTTCTGACTCGGCAGCGCCTTTGAGTAGCGGTTGGCAAGTCGGCGCAGCTCTTCCGCCAAGATAAGATCTTCTGATGTTCGGACGGAGCAGACGAGGGTGACGCTGGACAACTGTGTCTCGAGCGCGttggaggagatggagtAAAGAGGTACAATACCGGTTCCGCCAGCAATCAGCACCACGTGCCGCTCCTCCGGGACAGCGCCTTGCACAGCGGCATCGGTGTTGAGCTGCCAggaaggaggaagaggcccGTCAAAGAAGACCTCACAGCCTTCTTTTAGGCCGAAGAAGTACCCAGACGTTCGGCCATTGGGGTAGTGCTTCATACAAATCGTGAAGCTCGTCACCCCCGTCTTGAATGGAGTGTAGAAGCGGCTCTCTTCCTTATACAGATTGCTGTAGAGTCTGATGTGTCCGCCAGGAATCATGTCGAGTGGATTGGGACATGAAAAGGTGAAGTAGTGGATGGTGGCGGTCGAGTTCACGGGTACCATCTCCAAAATGCGAGTGGACTGAACCTCGGTTCCCGCAGGGGGGATGACAGCGGATTTTGCCTCAACCGCCACAGCTGGTCGTAGCGGAGACCTCACAtccgccgccccctccacGGGGCCCAGGTAGAACTGCCTCACCATCTTCTTCGCCAGAGGGCCGTGAATGCGCATAAAAGTGTCGCCGCACTCGCGACCGTTGCTGTTCGTCAGCACGCGTAGGCCACCAGGGTGCTTGTCGCGCATTGGTGTCACGTCGTAGGCATCGCTGAAAAGAATAAGAATAATTCGGTTCGGATCCTCGCTGAGAGCCTTCGTGATGTCGGCCATACGCAAATGTGCAGGGACGAGAGCAGCAGTTGGTGTctcgtcagcagcggcagacgtACTCTCGGGTGGCGCTAGCTCACCAATCAAGAAAGCAGGCAGCTTCCTCACTGCTGTCGCACTGTGCATGCTAAAGAAGGCGTCTGTCACATCTTTGCCGTTGTTGCGCCGCAGCACGGACTTGCCACCAGGGTGAGAAGCGAGAAAAGTGGTCACATCGTAGACCCTGTCGCGAATGATCACCAACGTGCGGTCTGGGTTTACGGAaatcagctgctgcacctcggcCATCGTGAAGGACTTgcggcgcgggtgctgcTTCTGTGGAAGCGCACGCTTGCTTGGCTCCTCTCCCGGCACCGTCATAGAGACCTGCTCCGTCGACGTCGGCGGCGTGGTAGGAGTTAccgtcgcctccatctcctccgcctccgggGCTGCCGCGTTGGAGGAAGGAGGTTCGGTGTGATGCTCTGTGTCGACGTGggcctgccgctcctcctcgtgcgcaGGTGAGGAGATTATACCCCTTGCGTACTTTGAGCCCATGAGTTATAACAAGAACGAAAAGCACCTGAGATAGGGAGAAAGCAGATTTGCGCTCGCACTGATCGCAACGGTGCCTTCGAGGGCGTGGTTACGCTCGCAATGCACGTGAATGATGAAAATAAAACTAAACACGCACGAAAAAGGCGCACCAGCACGTGGGCGTGCGGAAAGAGATCGCGGCCGCCCTGAGTACTGTGGGCGCGCGTGATGAGCTCGCTTTCCTCTAGCCGCTTTTGTGGGTGCGGCGTAAATGGAAAAGCAGCGCAGTCAGAGTTACAGACACAGTGAAGCAAGGCGTTGCAGTTTCCCAAACGAGCATAGAGAAAAGGCGAAGAGAAGCAGTGGTCACCTGCACCCCCGGAGCCATGGGCCACTGGGCACCTGCGAAGCTTTGCCTCTTGAGGTCGACGAGCATGTCAATGGTGACCGTAGACATCGCAAACGAAAGATGGGACGCACTTTGTGCAGCTGTGCTTACACCTGAATCTCAAGCTCTCCGCCCCCCGACCACGCTATCGTCGAGTAGTCTCCGCTACGTCATGATGCCCACCATGTGCTTCGCCAGTGGGCGTGCCATCCATGCCGTGCGTGCGATGTGCGGTCGTTTACCTCATAATGTCAAGAACGGCCAACACATacagaaaacaaaacggAACGCATTATTCGAGTTACCAATGGGGAGTGAAAAAAAACCCTTCTGTCAAGCATCGTCGCAGCGGCCAGCGCcttgctctcctctcccgtTCCCAGGCTGCTTAGCACGCACAGCGGAGtgcgtctgcgcgcgtgtatgcgcGTCGATCACCCACAACAGGGATGTTGTGGGCAGGAGAACGCAAATGAGGGTGCAAGACCTCTGTCAGTGC harbors:
- a CDS encoding putative nitrate reductase, with protein sequence MGSKYARGIISSPAHEEERQAHVDTEHHTEPPSSNAAAPEAEEMEATVTPTTPPTSTEQVSMTVPGEEPSKRALPQKQHPRRKSFTMAEVQQLISVNPDRTLVIIRDRVYDVTTFLASHPGGKSVLRRNNGKDVTDAFFSMHSATAVRKLPAFLIGELAPPESTSAAADETPTAALVPAHLRMADITKALSEDPNRIILILFSDAYDVTPMRDKHPGGLRVLTNSNGRECGDTFMRIHGPLAKKMVRQFYLGPVEGAADVRSPLRPAVAVEAKSAVIPPAGTEVQSTRILEMVPVNSTATIHYFTFSCPNPLDMIPGGHIRLYSNLYKEESRFYTPFKTGVTSFTICMKHYPNGRTSGYFFGLKEGCEVFFDGPLPPSWQLNTDAAVQGAVPEERHVVLIAGGTGIVPLYSISSNALETQLSSVTLVCSVRTSEDLILAEELRRLANRYSKALPSQKHTLRIVLLFSRASPQDVSVESTSFASHVLCGGRLTAESFKGIEIPPAQAVVVCGPPTFNDAVAGAVLESGICTAAQIHHL